The window CCGATGGTCGATGCGTTGAGATTAGTCGGATGTCGCCCAGCTTGGAACGGATGCAACGCGAAGCCTCCTGACTTCCAGGATCCAGGCGATACCGCCATAAAATAGCGCCAGCCCCCACAGCATCAAAAACTCGCCCCGCACGTCGGCGAGCGGAGCACCGAGCTGAGCGAGCCTCGTGAATCCATTAATCGCGGAGGTGCTTGGCACCAGCAATGAGGCCACATGGACAGCGGGTGGGATCACTTCGGTCGGCCACGCAAACCCCGCGAGATAGAAAAACGGCAGTCCGATCGCCGCCAGGACAAGTTGAACTGACAGCGGGTTTTTGAAGATCGCCGCAACGACAAGGCCCAGTCCGCTGATGGAAAGGACAAACGGCACGGCGAAGACGAGTATCGGGATGACACCGCCCAGCCGGGGTAGCCCATAAAGATAGGGTAGTGCGATCAAATAGAGCGGCAAGATCGCCGTTTCGAGCAGCAGATAGGCCAGCATCTTTCCCACAATGGTCGCAAAGGCTCCCGGCGCCGGATCGTCCGTCGCATTCTCTGCCGGATCGGCCCCGGGCAACGTGCCGAGCAGTCCGACGCCTATGAGCAAGATCTGGTGCAGGATCAGGATGAACGCACCCGGCAGGACATACGTTGCGTAGCCACCCTGAGGGTTGAACAGCGGCACCGCCGTCAATTGCATCGGGTCGGAAGCGGCGCTGGCGAGAGCCGGATCGACGCCGATGCCGATCAGGCGGGCGGCTTCGACCTCCGCGCCCCAGGTTTGCGCCACCGCCGCGACGCCACCGGCAATGCGCTGATACAGCAGGAAATAGCTGGCGTCCGCATAAAGCGCGATCGGCGACGCGCGGCCATGCAGCAGGTCACGTTCGAAATTCTTCGGGATCGCCAGAATGCCGAAGATCTTGCGCGCAAAAACCTCGCGCTCTGCACTGGCAACGTCGGGTAGTACCATCGTCACTGCGATGTCGGACGTCGCATCGATGCGGCGCGCCAGTTCGCGACTGGCGGACGTCCCGTCGCCATCGACGACGGCAATCGGCACGTTGCGCAAGGCTTCATTGAGGTAGGGCTGCGGATAAAACACCGCATAGAACGCAGAACCAATGACCAGCACCGAGAATACCGGCCGCAGCGCGAAGATGCGCCGGAGTTCATCCCTGAAGACTGTAAGCATTGCCTTCATGGGAGTGCATCCTTAAGCGTCGGCGGAGCGCCGGCAGCATCACGAAGGGCATGCGCGCGCATGCTTTCCAGCCGCAACGCGACAAGTCCCGCGAGACCGACGACAAAAGCGAGCAGAACGAGGATCGGTTTCCACGACAGGTCAAGCGGCGTGCCCCGGATGGTTTGGTCGATCCGCGCCGTCAGGTACCAGGTGCCGGGCAGGATGACGCCAAAGCCATAAGCGAACGCATTCATGCCCAGGCGCGGGAAGCCAATTCCCATGAAGCCGAAGGCCGGCGACGTCAGCAGCGTGCCGATGCTGACGGCGCTCGCCGTCGGCTTGAGAAGCAGCGCTAGTAGAACGCCGAGGAATTGGCACGACAGGACAAAAAGCAATCCGGCCATATCGAGCAGCCAGCCCCGGCCGTGCAGCGGCAACTCAAGAATGCCGAACAGCACAGCATCCGACAAACCGAGCATCATCAGAAACACGATCGTGTAGGGCAGCACCTTGCCCGCCATCGCGGGCCAAAGCCCGCCGCCAAGCCGGCGAAGAATTCGCAATCGGTGGCGCGTTTCGACGTCTATTCCGACGGAATAGGCTGACGCCGTCACGACAACGATTTGCAGCACGCTCGGCAGAATCGCGGCAAGCAGAAAATACACATAGTTCAGCGTCGGATTGAACAAAGCGTGGGTCTGCACCGGGATCGGTGAAATCGCGGCCTGCGCTTCTTCGATCGGCTGACCTTGCGCGGTGCGCAGCGACAGGCGGATGCCTGCGGCAGCGGCCGGCACCGCGACGCTCACGCCGCGCAAGGTAAGATTACCAATGGTTAGCGTCTGGGTGTTGTAAAAGAAGACGACTTCCGGCCGGCGGCCAGCGAACACGTCCCGCTCGAGATTTCGGGGCAGCATCAAGAGCCCGTGGACCTTGCCGGAGAGAATCATGCCGCGTCCCTCCGCCAACTCGCCGACGCGAACCGCGACCGCGGTATCCGGCGTGGCGTCGACCATGCGTATGATCGAGCGGGAAAGATCGGAACTGTCCAGATCGAGAACCGCAATCGGCAACCGTGTTGCAAGACCCGCGCTGAATATCAGGGTGAGTAGCGCCATCAGGCCCATCGGCACGACGGTGATAAAGGCGAGCAGCAAGGGACGGCGGTGAAGCCAGTCGATTTCCCGCCAGAACACCAGCCAGAAGCCAGGGCGCAAATGTCTTCGGGCCAGCATTTCAGCTTCCTCGCTTCGCCCAGGCGACGATTGCGCTCATGCCCGGGCGCAAGCCCTCCACAGGTTGCGTCGGCACCGCGCGGACCTCGAAGGTACGCAAATCGAAATCGCCGGTGGCTCGCGTGGCACGCCAGGTCGCATACTGTCCCTGAACATTGATCATGGTCACGCGCACCGGCATGACCTGAGACTTGAACGCGGGCACGGTGACATCGAAGGTGTCGCCGATCTTCAGCCCGCCGAGCAAATCCTCGCGTAGGTTGAATGTGAACCAGACGTTGCGGGTGTCGATCAGCGAAAACAGCGGCGAGCCGGCGCTGAAATTCTCGCCGAGCGAAGCGACACGCGTCGTGACCTGGGCGGCGATCGGCGCGCGGATCGTCAGCTCTCCAACATCCACGTCGCGCTGGTTCAGCGCGGCCTCCGCCTGCTTAACCTGAGCTGCGGCAAGCGCCTTTTCTTCCGGACTGGCGCCGATGGTCGCCAGTTGCAGCGCGGCCTGAGCCGACTCGCGTTTGCGGATGGCCGATTCCAGATTGTGGGTAACTTCATCGACCATGGCCTGAGGCGCGTTTCCGGTCCGGGCAAGTTGCGCCTTCCGGTCGTAAGTCTCCTGATTGAGCGTAACGTCGGCTTCCGCGGCCGCGAGTTCGGCCTTGCGGGCAGCAATGGTCTCCGGCCGCGTGCTGTTGATGCGATTGAGGTCGGCGTTAGCGACGCTTAGCGCCGCCCGCGCCGCGATCAGCGTCGCGACAAGTTGCGGGCTCTCAAGCTCGGCGATTACTGCACCTCGTTCGACGGTATCACCGACGTCGACCTGAAGCTTGGCGATACGACCCGCAACGCGGGGGCTGATATCGACGCGGTCGCTGGACACCTCGCCTTGCACGGTGAGCGGCGGCGGGCGCGTCGCGAGCCAAAGCACGGATGCGAGCGCCGCGAGCGCAAATGCTCCAACGATCCATCGAAGTCGCTTGAGGCGTCCCATATAGGTTTCTCCTGACATTCGAACACTTGGTTCTGGCGCCTGCGGCGGGTTCATCCGCGAAATGAAGCGCCGTGCCTCTTCCCTTTCAGAACTGAGCGCGGAGTGACTCGAACTCTGCGCGACACGTCTCGCTGAATTTGCGGAGAAGGTCGATCGATCCGCTATTCGTCATCTCCCGAAGCTCGAGGAAGGTCTTGTTCGGTACCAAATACGTATCGATGATCCTTCGCGCGACCGTCTCAGCACTTTCGACGACCTTTGGCGAGGATAGGATGCGCATCCTGCTGATCTTTACGTAAAGCTCGACCAGGGCCGGTATGTCCGGCTCATCGTGCTGGAGCGCGTGGATATTGCATTTCGAAGCAGACTCGATGAATTTCTTGTAGAGTTCTTGTCGGCGAAGCTTGTCCTGCGCGAGCCACTGCGCCTTGGCCTGTGCGTGTTGGCTCAACCACGACGCGAGGACGGATGTGAGTCCGCCGATGGTTACTCCTGCGAGTGCCGCGAGGGCGGAGATTACTGATGCGTTCATTAGGACGATCACCGTTGAGGTCTGCGTGATAGATTGACCTTTGCAAGATCGATAAGCTCGTTGGCCCGGCCGTTTAGGACCGCCTTGATCATGAACAGGCTGAAGTGGCTGATTGGGAAACTTCGCCGCACCTGTCGTCAGCCCTGCCACGGTGCCAGGAAGGCCTCGAGCGCCGCGTTAACCTCTGCTGGCCGCTCCTCGTGCGGGAGGTGTCCAGCCCAGGCGATCGGCGCCGTGGTGAGGTCCTCGGCAATGCCGCGCCAGAGTTCGGCCATGTCGACCATCTTCGCCGCCTCGAACTCACTTCCCCACAGGGCGAGGGTAGGGCAGCGAAGTTTGACGTCCTTGTCTTCTTCATCCTGCGCGATGTCTTCTCGCCAGGCCCGATAGTCCTCGAATGCACCGCGCAGCCCACCCGGTTGCGCATAGGCGTGGACATAGGCGGCGATATCGGCGTCGCTGAGGGCTCCCGGGTCGTAGGTCCAACTCGTCAGGATATAGCGAAGCCAGAGTTCCTCCCGACCCTGGATGAGCGCTTCTGGCAAATCCCGGATGCCCTGGAACAAGAAGAACCAACTTGCCTGTGCAACCCGGGCATTCATCATCCCAAAGAGCAAACGCGTCGGAATGTTATCCAGCGCCGCGAAGCGGGCCACGGCGTCGGGATGATCCTTGGCGAGCCGCAGGCCGACCCGCGCCCCGCGATCGTGGGCGACGATCGCCGCCCGCTCGATGCCGAGGTTGGACATCAGGGCGCGAATGTCATTCGCCATGGTGCGCTTGTCGTAGCCGGTGGGCGCCTTGTCCGTCGCGCCGTATCCACGCAGGTCCGGCACGATCAGCCGGTAGCGCGTCTTCAACGCCTCGATCTGATACCGCCAAGCGTAGGAGGTCTCAGGAAAACCATGCAAGAGGACGACCGGCGGACCCTCACCAGCCTCGGCATAGTGGAACTTGATGCCGTTCGCCACACATCGATGGTGTGTAGTCGATTGTGTTACCATGACCTTCGCTCCTCTCGGAATCCTTGTGCAGGCCGCACAACTGTCCTTGTAGATTTCGGAGCCCGCGCACATCACCCATTATCGGATAGATTTCATTTCAGACGCGAAGCCGAAGTCGCGTAAATCATGTGCATCCGGGCCGCTCCAACCTCGTTTATGCGACAACTTCTCTTAAAAACTCATCGATGGTGGCGTTGACCGGTTGTGGAGCCTCCAGGGCAGCAAGATGCCCGACCTTGGGTAGCACTTTGAACAGACCGCCGGGGATGGCCTCCGCCATGGCGCGGGTTTCGGCGACCGGAAATGTTCGGTCCTCCTCACCAGCCACCACCAGAACTGGTTTTCGAATGGCGCCCAAAAGGGCACGATGCTCGGCGCGGTACGGAACGACGCTATCGATCGCCCAGCAGACAGAGTCCGCACGGGCTGCGGCCACCGTTGAGCGGATGAATTCCACCACTTCAGGCCTCGTCCTTTCGCTCGTCGCACCGGCAAAGGCCTTGACTGCGCGGTTGACGACCGGTTTTGGGACCGTACGCCGTCGGCGCAGCATTGAAGTCATCAGTAAGAACTCCATCTTCTGGCGCCAACCAGCCACCGAAGCCGTGCAGTTCATCAATACGGCGGCGCGTGCCCGGCTCGGATACAGGGCAACGAATACGCCGCCCATCATTCCGCCCCAAGAGTTACCGAGCAGGACGCAGTCCTCAATCTCCAATTGATCCAGGATCTGGGTCAGGCATAGGGCACATTCCTCAAGTGTGAAACGCCGGTTCAAGGGATCGCTTTCGCCGTGACCGGGCGAGTCGATCAGAACCATCGTATGGCTGCTTGCGAAGTGATCGACTTGTCCCCGCCACATCTGCCCCGTCATCAAAAGGCTGGGCCAGCAAACCATGGCCGGACCGTTGCCGACGACGTGAACATTGATTTCCCCCAGCAGAGTGGCAATGCGCTGCTTGCGGAGGAAAGCAACGCGTTGATGTTCGGTCGTCTGCATGACAAGCTCCATTTTCAGGTCGGTAGACGCAGCTATGGCGATTTGCGATCGTCATTGGTTGTGCATGCGCCTTAAGCATTCTAGCGATGAGGTACTTTTGTACTCGGCGAGGCATCCATGATCGAGAAATCTTCGGGTTACCGTGATGCTGCAGCTGACGGAGGTTCGTCGCAATTGCTCGTTGCCTCCAGGCCAGCAAACCTCGCATTCACCCAAGCCTCGATATCGGATCTGGCCACGTCCAACACTCCCTCGTGGCTTGCGTCGGGGTAGATCCGGTAAGATACGGAGTTACCGACCCGGCAAAGATCGCGAGCCACCGCGTCGGTGTTTTTCGGTGGTATCGTTCGGTCGCTAGTTCCTTGTATGAGTAGTGTCGGTGCTACGATGCGAAGCTGTCCCGGCTCGTTGGCAGCTGCGGCCTTTAGCAAAGGACTAAGGTCAGGCTGGGTAACAAACTGGCGGCTGGGAATTGACTTAGCCCAGTAACCGGCAGCGAGCGCGTCATCAATGCATCCATCCAAGGTGTCCGATAGATGCTCCAATGCTCGGGGTTTCAGGATTCGCTCGAGAGCTATCTCAGGATAATAAGCCGCGTAGGATTGAAGCATATAAGTAAGGAAGGGAAGGATTGGAGACGGGTGCGACCCGATCACTGCTTCCTGCACAAGCTCACCGATGTGCGATGCCGGTGCCATTGCGACATTACCGAGAAGGGTAAACTCGGGCGCATAATCTGGTCCGATTGCCGCTGTGAAAAGATCAGCTAGACCCCCTTGTGAGTGACCCATCACCACGTATCGCGTCCCGACAGCCAAATCGACCTTTCGAGCGGCTCGCATGATATCAATCGCGCTTCGCGCCTCGCCCATACCAACGAGGTAGGCTTGTACACCGGCCCCACCCAATCCTTGGCGATCGGTTGCGACGACGACGTAGCCGTGCCTTACGAAGGCGTCGAGCATCGCTTGGGTGGCAGAGAGGTACGTGTGCTCAGGCCCGTCTACGGTATCGCTCGAAGGCGCGCACTGAGGCGCAAGGCCGGTCGTACCATGCGTCCAGGTGATCAGCGGCCAGCCGCCAGCAGGCGGATTCCCCGCCGGGATTGAGACCGTGCCGGAGACCACCAGGTCTGAATCGTCGGGGCTCCTCGAATTATAGAGAACAAGAAAATTTCGCGCTGCGCTTGGTAATGCTGCCGCGGTGTTGAGTGGTTGGGCTGAGATTAGTGCTCCTCGCGCCGCGCCTGGCCTTCGTGAAGACGGTGCATCAAGCGACGGATCTTGGCGGTTCAACCCAGCATCGGCCAAGCACAAGGGCGCCAATCCAATTATCAAACTGCACGATAGTGCGGCGGCTCGAAGTAATGCCAGCAACACCTTCATGCGGGCACGCTTCGGCTTATCTGACATTATAAAGTTCATGTTGTGCTCTTTCTCAGGATCGTCATTCCAATGCTCCTTGCCTCTGCTCGGACGCGATGACATGGCTCCTCTAGTCGGTTTGCGCTGCGAATATGGAAAAGCGGGATCCTCGGGAGGCGACAGAGCTAACATCGATGCGATGGCCGAGCACTTCGATGGCCCGGCGCACGATGAATAACCCGATACCGAGTCCATCACATCGCTTAGAATCAAGTCGAGTGAATGCCTCAAAGATTCTCGATAGCTGCTCACTCGTGATACCGATGCCCGTGTCGCAAACGTCGATGCGCACGTTTCGGCCCGAACGGCGGCAGCCAATGAGAACCCGGCCGTTAGGTTCGCTATATTTGATGGCGTTGCCGACCAGATTTCGAAGGATGCCGCTGAGAAGCAGTGCATTGCTCATAACAGACGCGCCAGTGGGACACACACAGATGTCGATCCCCTTCTGCAATGCGCATTCCTCATTTTCAAAGCATACTTGCCGAAACAGGGGTTCAAGCGCGACGGGCGAGAGCTTCGCGCCCTTGGAATGCTCACAGAGGCGAACAGCATCCAGCAGTTGATCGAGCTGCCCATTGAGGCGATCGATCGCGTGCTGGCCCCTCCGCAGCAGATTTTGCTCAGATTTGGTCCGGACGCCGATGCCGAGAAGTTCGTGGGAGCTTTGGATGATCTGCAGAGGCTGTCGAAGATCATGGCCGGCGATGGCGAGGAGCACGGCCTGAAAGTCGGTGGTCTGTTGTGGGTCTGCCCTGTCTATCATTCTCAAGGCACCTAGCTGCTCGCTCGCCCGCGTGACGCTGGCTCCCCTAGTGACAGTCGCACGCCTTCTGTTTGTGTCGGTCATGATGTCCTCTCTTCCAGCTAAGGGCTCACGTTGGATGACCTGATCGCCGGGAAGAGATTTACGCAGCATCGGCTTGGAAGCGAGTTCAGCGTTGTAAAGAGCTGTAAATTGTCGCCATGGCGCGTAAAATCTTCAGTTGGACCTCCGGGCAGTGGTTGGACCGCTGGACAGTCGGCTCTGTAATCCAGCGGTCTGGATTGCGAAAGCCGATGCGGTTTTTCATATGTCGTACTGATTGCGAAGAATGATAAGCTGAACGATCTGATCGCCGTGGGCTGAGAAGTAGAAGGCGAGTACCAGCGGATCGGGCAACCCTCGTTTGTCGTAGTTGCCATCGACGTTTGCCGTTACGATGAAGTGCCCATAGTGCTCTACTATCTTGACGACATGCATCGTCAGTCTTTCGCCAATGATGTCGCGCTCTGCCCATTCCCTGATGGCCGGCTTTCCCCAATAGTCGTGAAGCTGATCGTTAACGAGCGCATCGTCCGCAAAAGCGGACAGTAGCCCTTCGAGATCGAAGCTGTTGGTCGATTGGACGTAGGCCGACACGAGTGGCGGAAGCGTGGGCAGCGGGACTTGCGGAAGATGGGGATGGGTCATGACGGGCTCTTGAGGTCGTGGCATGCGGATGGCCGCTTTGCTACGATCATGACCGACTGACGGCGCCCTGGCGTGTTGTAACTTGTAAAAAGCTGAAAAGCGGACTGTCGGTACGGGATAAGCCTCCGGATGAGCATCGCGTGAACTTTGGCGAGCCTGTCAGCCGGCGCAGTCGACCTAATCGGTGATAATTCCCCGAGGGACGTCGGTGCCGATCCGCCCGCAGGCGCGCGGCCTTTTCTCTTTCGACTGGGTCGATCAATCGGCCGTCGCAATCGATGCTGCGACCCGCCGCGAGCGCCGGACCTGCAACTGCCAGGTCAAGGATCAGCTGTCTCCGACCAATCGCGGGCGCTCCAACTCTTCAAGGACACTTTTCGCCCGTTTAAGATCGCGACTTTCGAAACCTTCAGTGAATCGGTCGTAGACAGACGACAACGCGCCGTGCGCTTCCCCGGGGCGCTCTCGCTCCACCGGAAGCAAGGCGAGACTTGTCGCAGCTCTCAGCTCCCAAGCCAAAGCCCCTTGTTCGCGTGCTAGTTCGAGTGACCGTCGGAAATAATTCCTGCAGACGTCTACATCCGCGAACGGCGACGACGCCAATACGTTGCCTTTTAGGCGAAGGAGCTCGGGCATCATGAACAGGTCACCGTTGCGCTCGACAAGAGCGACGGTTTCGGTGATCGCGGTCAATGCGTCCTCAAACCGTCCCCTCATAGTGAGACCTTCCACTAGCGCGCTCTTGAACGCCGTGGTCAATAGTTCATAGCGCAGTCCGTGCAACGCCTCCAATGCACAATGCACCAGCGGGATTCCTGTTTCAGTTTCGCCGCGCTTGATCGACAATTCGCCTTTGACGCCGCGGCCCACCGCCTGGTAGGGCGCTAACGAGTATTGGTCGGCTTGTGCGATGAATTTGTTTATGGCCACATCGGCGGCCGCCAAATCGCCGGCCCAGATGTAGACGGGCACTGCACGAATCAGCGCAATACAAAGTGAGATCGGATGGGATAAGGTTTCGGCTTCTTTGAGCGTCTCACCGGCGACCGATACTGCTTGCTCCGGAAAGCCTTGAAGCCACAGGTTGCGTGCAAACGCTATTCGAGCCCGATTGCGATAGTCGAAACCGAAGCGGAATGTGTTGGCACCTTGCGAAGGCAGGACCGGCGCGAGAGCTGCCTTCAGATGGGCATGTGCACGCAGCGTGCTTCCCTCTAGATGACGAGAGATGCCAAGTATCGAATGCGCCTCGGCGATTCCGACCGGATCGGCTGCTTCGGCGGCGATCGCCTCACTGCGCTGTGCGAACGCAAGCGCCGCGTGAAAATCCCCTATTCTTTCGTGGAAGATATGAAGCCTTCCGAGCAATCGTAGTTGGTTGGCTCGATCGTTTAATTGTTCGGCAAGCGCGAGTCCCTTGGTAAGTGCGATGCGGGCTTCCTCGCTGTTGCCTTTGCCAAACATCAGCGACAATCCTAGCGACGAATGAAGCTCCATTTCGCGGCTTGTGCCCCGAGTGTCGTCATCGAGAGCCGCGATCGCACGTTCGGTCCAGCGATGGCATTCAGTGAGCAGGGACAACTCCAAGAACATGCGCGCCGACGCAGCGGCAAGTGCGGTGCCGATCTGAATGTCGCCGCGCTCGAAGAAGCTCCATTCCAAAGCGGCCCGCACATTGCCGAGATGCTCGCGATGCGAAGCAAGAGCTTTTGCCTCGAACGTGACCGGTCTGGAGTTAGCGGCGCGTTCGAGGAATTCAAGAAAATGGATCGCGTGACGCCGCGCTGCATCGTCAACAGCATCGGCGTCGATCAGCTTCGCCAAAGCGTAGGCGCGGGTGGTGTCGAGCAGCCGGTAGCGCAACGTAACGTCAACGGTATCGACAGATACGAGCGACTTCGTCACCAGCCCCACAACAGCCTCAACAACCTGCGCTGCGCTCAGGTCATCCCCCATCGCGACTGATTGGGCGGCATCGAGGGTAAATAATCCGACAAAAACCGACAGCCTCCGTAGAACCACACGTTCGCTTTCGGAGAGGAGGTCATAGCTCCAATCGAGCGTGGCTCTTAAGGTCTGATGACGAGGCTGTGCAGTGCGGCGCCCCCGCCAAAGAAGCCGAAAGCGGCTCTCGAGGAACTCTGCAGTTTCCCACAGACCAAGGGCGTTTACGCATCCCGCCGCGAGCTCGATCGCGAGCGGGATACCGTCCAGCTTACGGCAGATTTCAGCAACGATCGGCGCATCTGCATCTCTAAGTTCAAAGCGGCGGCCCCCAGCCATCACCCGCTCCACAAAAAGCTGTGCCGCGGGAAACGCAAGCACCTGCTCTGCGGTAAGGCTCGCATCGCCGGGAGAGTTGTCCAACGGCGATAGTTGATGGACATACTCTCCTTCAATACGAAGCGATTCCCGGGTGGTGGCCAGAATGTGCACATGCGGAGCGTCTCCAAAAATGCGCTCTGCTAATGCTGCCGCCGACCCGATTACGTGCTCGCAACTGTCGAGGATCAACAGCATCCGCCTGTCGCGGAGAAAGGCAATGAGACCTGGGGTCGGATCGTTGGAATGAATCAGCAGGTCGAGCGTCGACGCGACCGCGCTCGGCACGAAAAGAGGGTCATTGAGTGGCCCAAGATCAAAAAAGCAA is drawn from Nitrobacteraceae bacterium AZCC 2146 and contains these coding sequences:
- a CDS encoding ABC-2 type transport system permease protein (product_source=KO:K01992; ko=KO:K01992; pfam=PF12698; superfamily=48498; transmembrane_helix_parts=Outside_1_14,TMhelix_15_37,Inside_38_235,TMhelix_236_258,Outside_259_267,TMhelix_268_290,Inside_291_294,TMhelix_295_317,Outside_318_356,TMhelix_357_374,Inside_375_391), giving the protein MKAMLTVFRDELRRIFALRPVFSVLVIGSAFYAVFYPQPYLNEALRNVPIAVVDGDGTSASRELARRIDATSDIAVTMVLPDVASAEREVFARKIFGILAIPKNFERDLLHGRASPIALYADASYFLLYQRIAGGVAAVAQTWGAEVEAARLIGIGVDPALASAASDPMQLTAVPLFNPQGGYATYVLPGAFILILHQILLIGVGLLGTLPGADPAENATDDPAPGAFATIVGKMLAYLLLETAILPLYLIALPYLYGLPRLGGVIPILVFAVPFVLSISGLGLVVAAIFKNPLSVQLVLAAIGLPFFYLAGFAWPTEVIPPAVHVASLLVPSTSAINGFTRLAQLGAPLADVRGEFLMLWGLALFYGGIAWILEVRRLRVASVPSWATSD
- a CDS encoding haloacetate dehalogenase (product_source=KO:K01561; cath_funfam=3.40.50.1820; cog=COG0596; ko=KO:K01561; pfam=PF00561; superfamily=53474) yields the protein MVTQSTTHHRCVANGIKFHYAEAGEGPPVVLLHGFPETSYAWRYQIEALKTRYRLIVPDLRGYGATDKAPTGYDKRTMANDIRALMSNLGIERAAIVAHDRGARVGLRLAKDHPDAVARFAALDNIPTRLLFGMMNARVAQASWFFLFQGIRDLPEALIQGREELWLRYILTSWTYDPGALSDADIAAYVHAYAQPGGLRGAFEDYRAWREDIAQDEEDKDVKLRCPTLALWGSEFEAAKMVDMAELWRGIAEDLTTAPIAWAGHLPHEERPAEVNAALEAFLAPWQG
- a CDS encoding pimeloyl-ACP methyl ester carboxylesterase (product_source=COG0596; cath_funfam=3.40.50.1820; cog=COG0596; pfam=PF03583; superfamily=53474; transmembrane_helix_parts=Inside_1_38,TMhelix_39_61,Outside_62_449); the encoded protein is MSSRPSRGKEHWNDDPEKEHNMNFIMSDKPKRARMKVLLALLRAAALSCSLIIGLAPLCLADAGLNRQDPSLDAPSSRRPGAARGALISAQPLNTAAALPSAARNFLVLYNSRSPDDSDLVVSGTVSIPAGNPPAGGWPLITWTHGTTGLAPQCAPSSDTVDGPEHTYLSATQAMLDAFVRHGYVVVATDRQGLGGAGVQAYLVGMGEARSAIDIMRAARKVDLAVGTRYVVMGHSQGGLADLFTAAIGPDYAPEFTLLGNVAMAPASHIGELVQEAVIGSHPSPILPFLTYMLQSYAAYYPEIALERILKPRALEHLSDTLDGCIDDALAAGYWAKSIPSRQFVTQPDLSPLLKAAAANEPGQLRIVAPTLLIQGTSDRTIPPKNTDAVARDLCRVGNSVSYRIYPDASHEGVLDVARSDIEAWVNARFAGLEATSNCDEPPSAAASR
- a CDS encoding two-component system phosphate regulon sensor histidine kinase PhoR (product_source=KO:K07636; cath_funfam=1.10.287.130,3.30.565.10; cog=COG0642; ko=KO:K07636; pfam=PF02518; smart=SM00387; superfamily=55874), with the protein product MTDTNRRRATVTRGASVTRASEQLGALRMIDRADPQQTTDFQAVLLAIAGHDLRQPLQIIQSSHELLGIGVRTKSEQNLLRRGQHAIDRLNGQLDQLLDAVRLCEHSKGAKLSPVALEPLFRQVCFENEECALQKGIDICVCPTGASVMSNALLLSGILRNLVGNAIKYSEPNGRVLIGCRRSGRNVRIDVCDTGIGITSEQLSRIFEAFTRLDSKRCDGLGIGLFIVRRAIEVLGHRIDVSSVASRGSRFSIFAAQTD
- a CDS encoding hypothetical protein (product_source=Hypo-rule applied; transmembrane_helix_parts=Outside_1_4,TMhelix_5_27,Inside_28_148), which encodes MNASVISALAALAGVTIGGLTSVLASWLSQHAQAKAQWLAQDKLRRQELYKKFIESASKCNIHALQHDEPDIPALVELYVKISRMRILSSPKVVESAETVARRIIDTYLVPNKTFLELREMTNSGSIDLLRKFSETCRAEFESLRAQF
- a CDS encoding 3-oxoadipate enol-lactonase (product_source=KO:K01055; cath_funfam=3.40.50.1820; cog=COG0596; ko=KO:K01055; pfam=PF00561; superfamily=53474), giving the protein MQTTEHQRVAFLRKQRIATLLGEINVHVVGNGPAMVCWPSLLMTGQMWRGQVDHFASSHTMVLIDSPGHGESDPLNRRFTLEECALCLTQILDQLEIEDCVLLGNSWGGMMGGVFVALYPSRARAAVLMNCTASVAGWRQKMEFLLMTSMLRRRRTVPKPVVNRAVKAFAGATSERTRPEVVEFIRSTVAAARADSVCWAIDSVVPYRAEHRALLGAIRKPVLVVAGEEDRTFPVAETRAMAEAIPGGLFKVLPKVGHLAALEAPQPVNATIDEFLREVVA
- a CDS encoding ABC-2 type transport system permease protein (product_source=KO:K01992; ko=KO:K01992; pfam=PF12698; superfamily=90123; transmembrane_helix_parts=Inside_1_26,TMhelix_27_49,Outside_50_189,TMhelix_190_212,Inside_213_232,TMhelix_233_255,Outside_256_274,TMhelix_275_297,Inside_298_303,TMhelix_304_326,Outside_327_329,TMhelix_330_347,Inside_348_359,TMhelix_360_382,Outside_383_406); this translates as MLARRHLRPGFWLVFWREIDWLHRRPLLLAFITVVPMGLMALLTLIFSAGLATRLPIAVLDLDSSDLSRSIIRMVDATPDTAVAVRVGELAEGRGMILSGKVHGLLMLPRNLERDVFAGRRPEVVFFYNTQTLTIGNLTLRGVSVAVPAAAAGIRLSLRTAQGQPIEEAQAAISPIPVQTHALFNPTLNYVYFLLAAILPSVLQIVVVTASAYSVGIDVETRHRLRILRRLGGGLWPAMAGKVLPYTIVFLMMLGLSDAVLFGILELPLHGRGWLLDMAGLLFVLSCQFLGVLLALLLKPTASAVSIGTLLTSPAFGFMGIGFPRLGMNAFAYGFGVILPGTWYLTARIDQTIRGTPLDLSWKPILVLLAFVVGLAGLVALRLESMRAHALRDAAGAPPTLKDALP
- a CDS encoding HlyD family secretion protein (product_source=KO:K01993; cath_funfam=2.40.50.100; cog=COG1566; ko=KO:K01993; pfam=PF16576; superfamily=111369; transmembrane_helix_parts=Inside_1_6,TMhelix_7_26,Outside_27_328); the protein is MGRLKRLRWIVGAFALAALASVLWLATRPPPLTVQGEVSSDRVDISPRVAGRIAKLQVDVGDTVERGAVIAELESPQLVATLIAARAALSVANADLNRINSTRPETIAARKAELAAAEADVTLNQETYDRKAQLARTGNAPQAMVDEVTHNLESAIRKRESAQAALQLATIGASPEEKALAAAQVKQAEAALNQRDVDVGELTIRAPIAAQVTTRVASLGENFSAGSPLFSLIDTRNVWFTFNLREDLLGGLKIGDTFDVTVPAFKSQVMPVRVTMINVQGQYATWRATRATGDFDLRTFEVRAVPTQPVEGLRPGMSAIVAWAKRGS